In Zingiber officinale cultivar Zhangliang chromosome 1A, Zo_v1.1, whole genome shotgun sequence, the DNA window GAAGCGTGCACGATGAGTGTCGAGCAGAGCGACGAGTGAAGCAAGCGGGATAGGTGCCGGGCAAAGCGACCAGTGGAGGAAGTGGGATGTGTGCCGGGCAGAGCGACAAGTGAGTGGAGTGATGagtgccgaccgagaggtcatcgggcgtgagagcagagctcacttataactcgtactggggcgaggGTCTGGGACCCTGACCGGGAGGTGCTCTGGAGGCCTAACCAGTACTCGATCTGGAGACTTATGACCCAGAAGCAATCTGCAGGCCTGACAAAGAAgcaatctggaggtctgacccaaccttgatctgaaggtctgaccCAGAAACAATCTGAAGGCCTAACAAAGAAGCAGTTTGGAGGTCTGACCAGTACTCGATCTGGAGACTTATGACCCAGAAGCAATCTGCAGGCCTGACAAAGAAgcaatctggaggtctgacccagCCTTGATCTAAAGGTCTGACCCAGAAACAATCTGAAGGCCTAACAAAGAAGCAgtttggaggcctgaccaggaattgatctgaaggtctgaccaAGTCTTGGTCTCTGGAAGACCGAATGAGCATTGGTCTGACCACctgaccgagagatcgttagTGATACTCTGATCCGAGACCGGGGGTAcgactctggtccgagaccggtggtaaTAGCCcaaccctgaacgggggaggataagccttgaagcccATAGAAGCGAAACCTGTAGCAATATAAAGGGACAGAATCTTTATCATACCTGGTCACAAAGTGATGCCAACCGACTGAGGATCCGTCTCGGTCCCTCAATTCCCGAATACCCGGGGAGAAAGGGGAGAAGAGAATAATATGAGGCCTGACCGTCAtaagtctgggactaccgacctgaaaggtcgttcgacgtgagaacagagctcacttttaattctcgcatgggagccgacctgaaaggtcgttgggcgtgagggcagagctcacttataactcgcactgaggcgagagtctggggctaccgacctgaaaggtcgttgggcgtgagaacagagctcacttttaattctcgcatgggagccgacctgaaaggtcgttgggcgtgagggcagagctcacttataactcgcactgaggcgagagtctggggctaccgacctgaaaggtcgttgggcgtgagaacagagctcacttttaattctcgcatgggagccgacctgaaaggtcgttgggcgtgagagcagagctcacttataactcgcactgaggcgagagtctggggctaccgacctgaaaggtcgttgggcgtgagaacaacTTTTGACCGAGCAgcacggtcgttgggcgtgagagcagagctcacttataactcgcactgaggcgagagtctggggctaccgacctgaaaggtcgttgggcgtgagaacagagctcacttttaattctcgcatgggagccgacttgaaaggtcgttgggcgtgagagcagagctcacttataactcgcactgaggcgagagtctgtgatactccggtctgagaccggtggcgatggcactggtccgagaccagtaatgatactccggtctgagaccggtggcgatggcgctggtccgagaccagtaatgatactccggtccgagaccggtggcgatggcgctggtccgagaccagtaatgatactccggtccgagatcggtggcgatggcgctggtccgagaccagtaatgatactccggtccgagatcgatggcgatggcgctggtccgagaccagtaatgatactccggtccgagaccggtggcgatggcgctggtccgagaccagtaataatactccggtccgagaccggtggcgatgactCGACCCCAATGGCGATGactcgaccccaaacgggggagataagaaatccaataagctggtctgagaccagtgactattgctcaaccccgaacgggggaaatatgaaatccaataagctggtctgagaccagtgaaaaccactcaaccccgaacggggaagGATAAGCTTTGAAGCTAGTAAAAGCGAAGCATGTAGTAGCATGAGGAAATAAAGCTTATATCATACCTGACAGCGGTGTGGTGCCGATCCCGAACGGGGGATAAgaaatccaataagctggtccgagaccagtgagaatcgctcgaccccgaacgagggagatatgAAATCTGATAAGTTGGTCCAAAACCAGTGAAAACCGTttaaccccgaacgggggaggataaGCCCTGAAGCCCATAGAAGCGCAGCCTGTAGCAATATAAGGGAATAAAGCATTTATCATACTTGATCACGGATTGTTGTCACCTGACTGAGGATCTATCTcggtccctcaactcccgaatacccatggagCGAGGGGAGAGGATGAAGAGCGTGAAGCCGATATAAGAGAGCAAAGTCCATAGTCgtagaaggaagcagagcaccgtAGGTGAAGAGAGCAACACCTGTAGATGTAAGAGGCTACACAACAAGTGAAGGATGCAGAGCATATAATAATAGTAAAGTGAAGTGCATATGACAGTAAGAGAATGCTGAGCCCATGATGAAAGATGCAGAGCTTGTAgcaataagaggatgcagagcctcatagtgaagggtgcagagcctgtagcagtaagaggatgcagagcctcgttgtgaagggtgcagagcctgtagcagtaagaggatgcagagcctcatggtgaaggtTGCAGAGCTTGTAACACACATGATGGAAGAACTGGGCCCCTGGtccctgatcggagagtaaggtccctagcctgtaatcaaagagtgaGACCTCTAGATTCTGATCGGGAAGTGGTACTACAAGTCtatgatcggggagctgtgtcccaagtgtatgagcggggagctgtgcccctagagtatgagcggggagctgtgtcccaagtgtatgagcggggagctgggcccctagtgtccgatcagaaattgaaggctctagtctttgatcaaggaactaggctcttactcttttatcagggaaatatggcagttcctataatcgtaaaaagaTAGCAGAGCTGGTAATCATACCTGATCGGGAAGTCATGCCAACCGGCTAAAGGTTGGTCTCGGTCCTTAACTCCCGAATACTCATGGAGTTAGGGAAAAAACGTAACGGAAAAACTAACCTGCcagccagctgaagctccactcgatccctcgactcccgaataccggtggagtgaggatagaaAATAATATGTGCATCGAGATCTTCCGAGATTATGATAAtagcagagaacctcccgacgtcgtccatcttcacgttccagaacactAATCATTTACAATAAAATAAAGCTTGAGTTCAAGTTTTCAGTCGATGTCCAATATCCTTCTCACCTCTTTGCTTCAATTCAATTCAGTTATGTTTTTTAGGTCAATAGTTCAACTATGTCGAGCTGTGTATTAGCCCGGGTGCTTCGAGGAACCTCGCCCAGTCTCCGCTCCTTTAATTAAAGCCACAAAGCTTACAAAGACACCCAACCCACTTGCCGGCTGGCACCAAACTCAGGCCATTCATTTTCTCAAGCAAATTAGCGCTCAAtagaactgttggtgcaattggcCTGTCACCTAATCTCCACTCACTTCTTCAAGGAGAGAAGTAATAAAGGCCAAGAGTCCCGAAAGGAAGAAGATTCTTGGAGTAGAATGAGCAGAGGAGGGAGCTTTGGGGGTGGAAAAAGCTCTATCGGCTACCTCTTCGATTCATCAGGTGAGGAAACCGCCAAGCCTCCCTCCGGCGAAGATGCCAGCCAGAAGAGCATGCCAATTCCGAGCCACTCTGCTGCTGCTGCCGCTGCAGCAGACAAAATTCAAGACACCTCCAACAACTACTCCAGGCCTCAAGGCCAGAACTTGGGCAACTTCATCACTGTGAGCAGTACCTCAATCAGATTTGAAATTCCATGCATTTGCAATTGGAGTTTGATTAACTTTTTCCCTTCTTAATCTCATCATTATTTCTTGATTCCAGGGACGTCCATCTACTAAGGTTCAGTCAGTTCCAGGCGGAAGCTCATCTCTAGGCTACCTGTTTGGCGAGCATAAACAAGTATGATTTGGAGTTCTGTTCTCGCATGCCTTCACGAAGCATTTTGAGTTCAGTGTTCGAGTTTTAATTCTGAGTGGATCTTGCtggatgatgtgtgtgtgtgtgtgtgtttttcatGTAGTTTTGCAGATGAAATATTCTTCCATAATAACTACTGATGCCATGTTGACTGATGAATGATCCGTGTGCAGAATGGACACTTCTTGAAAAGTTCTTCAATTTAGGGTCCAAGAAAACTTTCAAACCAACCGAAATGAAGTTGAATTCATTTGTGATGGTTGGTGACATGTAGCAATTTCTGAATTGGCTTTCCAGCTAATATATCTAAAGAATGTAATCTGTCCGTGGTCCATAAAACTATTCAGAATGTTTTTCAGGTAAACATGGGCTTTCACCACCACCATGTCCTCCCGATGCAGCAACATAATTAAGAGTGAACTTAATTGCAACCTAAATAGAATACACTATAGTATTAATTGTTCCCAGTAGAAATAGCACTCTCGTTCATGGTGGTTCAGTGTGTTTACTTTCACTAATTCTTTTGAGGAGACAAACCACAACCGTGTAGCAGCAGGGTATATTTTGATTATTCAACCAAGTCATTCCGAGTGTTCTTCATCATCATCAGCCCCATAGCGAGATAAAAGAAGATAAATCATGATACCAAATGACCTCTTATATGAGAAGACATTTAATCCTCATGGAAATAAACCCGGTAAAATCAACCATTATCCAATAAATCCCACTCGACTATACCAGCAgggatatattttaattattcaaGTTATAAGAGGAAGAGTAGAAAGTGGTTAAGGAAACAACCCCCAATATACTTTTCAGAAATCAATTCAATATATATTTGTTAAAGTCAACTTAATACAAGTACAAATgcaatattattatatcaaaatattttttatcccTATCAAAATTGCATAGACTTAATAAAAATTACTTCAAGTTATCAAAATttattcaattattttttttatactagTTATAGTCGCAACTACTGCGACAATATAAGAATAAgggttttttttataataaaaaaacacGTTGAgcggttttttaaaaaataaaataaaatgatgtCCTTTTAATTTTGGCCTAATTTTTTaaggtaattaattaattaattatctgattttgaaaaagatattaaGAGTATTTTAAAAGAGTATTACATAAAATAAAGCCTCAGCCGGTCGACAATCAATTTTAAAGCTTTTTTTTAAGGATAATTTCTCAAGAAAAACGTCGTAATCTGAATAAATCCGACGAATCACGCGCACGGTTGGTTTAGTCCGTTGGTTGGAGGATCAGATCAGCTCAGGGTACGGTTACACCTTAAATTCTCACTTGCCTACTTCAAGTTTCGATTTTATCAACTCGATCCTTCGAATTGTAATCAATGGCAACGGCAACTTGTAAACTTTGTGAAGACAAGTTGTCAACCTGAatagcagaaaatgaaagggctAAATTGAAATTTCGCCTGCTACGACCTAAAGCCCATGTTGCTACATTGCTGCTTGTCTGAGGAAGACGGGAGGGGACGAAGTCGCCGCGAATCGGAGCACCATCTCCTCTTCGGTTGGTTGGAAGATTCAGAACGAGTAGAATCTCTCCTTTTTCCTCTTTTCATCCGAGGAAGGTCCGAGAATGGGGTTCGCTGTCTCAGCGACGGCGGTCAAGCCCTTTTTATTGATAAGAGCGAACCACTCGACCGCCCTCGACCTTTCCTCCGATCGTACCGGCGGTAGTGTCTCCCGGTCGAAGAAGAACTTTGTCTTCGTCGTAAATCCTAGAGGTTTCGCTTCTCTTATCTCTCTTCGGTCGCATGCCCTTTCCTTATTCCTTGACggaataatgaaatttgggggaAAAAATTAGGTGCTAATGGATGTACTGGAAGGGAATGGAAGAAACTTCTGCCCTATCTGCGCACCCGGCTTGGTGAACAGTGCAACGTGAGCCTGCTTGCTCTTGTTAATACTATGAaagttttccttttttttgtgtgtgtttttttGGCAATCAGTATCGTCCTTCCTGTTAAGTTTTCTATGTTTTTTCCAGTTCCTGTTTCAAGCATAAAAGAGTTTTTTCCAGTTCCTTTATTTCAAGCATAAATAATTCACGAAATCCTAGTTTATCAACAACTAGGTCAATTTGGCGAGCCTTGGAGAAACTTGATGGTGAGCAACCTATTAAACCAATCCTACATATTCGACATTCTGAACATCTAAAGTGGATAATACATCTTTAAAATCAATAGCAGCAGCTTGGAAGCAACCTATTTGAGCCATGTAGGTCATTTCGGCGTCACCTTGACACAACTAGAACAAACTACCAATAATGTTATAAGCATGAGTGACGCTATGATACTATGCGAAGGCGGAATCATTTACCAATCACAACCCTAAGTAGCCTCACTACTTGATATATACATTATTCAAGGATAAAATATTATACACACACACCCATACATTATGTATTTACATACAGGTCTAcaagaatatccatccatattaACTATTTCATTCATTATGTTCTCGTTATTGAaactatattttatatatattcaaGTTTTGTTCTTTATCATGAAATCTCTATAGAAATTTTTCTATATAAAGAGACATTATGAAGCAAAAAATGAGGTAAGAAAAAAGTTATAGAAAATGGTTGAGAAAATATTATCCTAGTTCGTGTTTCTTCAAAGGGAAAAAAACCATTTAGGAAGCATTTCCTTACAAGGAAAAAGAgctaaaatatatatatgaaaaaaaggcagcccggtgcacgaagctcccgccatgcagtgtcccggggaaggatctattgtacgcaaccttaccctgctttttgcaagcgctgtttccaggattcgaactcgtgaccttttggtcacaaagcaacaactttaccgttgcgctaaGACTCCCCttcaatttctaaaattgatttaataaatttaaaaaacatcaattttgatataatagtttTGGTTTTTAGCTGGATTTAAATTGTAGTTCTTTGGTTGGATTTAATAGTTGTTCTATTTTTCTATCTAAATTGGTGGaaccaattttttaaaattagaaaaaaaattcactAACGTTTTCCTTCTTTCCCTTTATCCCCATCTAAAGAGGTGGATAGGCAATGTGGCAAGGGAATAGATGGTGTGCACCATTGGCTAGAGAGAGTGGGCTGAAAAGtctaaatcctaaaactaatatttttacaaaataaagACAATTCAAGCGTCTTAGAGGGTGCTTGTGTATGCTTGGTTGTTTATGTCAAGTATAAACACACAAAAAAAGATAAATGTAATGCTAACACATGTTGTAATGTGGTTCAAACTTGACTCTTACTTTACAACCTATACCTCAAAGATAGACCATGGCCTTGACTCTTGA includes these proteins:
- the LOC122012821 gene encoding protein SPIRAL1-like 5, which produces MSRGGSFGGGKSSIGYLFDSSGEETAKPPSGEDASQKSMPIPSHSAAAAAAADKIQDTSNNYSRPQGQNLGNFITGRPSTKVQSVPGGSSSLGYLFGEHKQV